TTGAGGTGTTACCCAAACAGCTTGATGAAGAGGTCGCCCGCTATATGGTGGAAGGCTTTGGAGGCGTGATCACGAAACTGACGCCAGACCAGGCTCAGTACATTAATGTTCCAGCAGCCGGTCCATTCAAGCCAGACAGCTATAAGTACTAAAGCCGTAAGTGCAGAGGGAATCAAACCTTCATAACTAGGAGCGCAGGGCATTATTTAGTGCCCTGCGCTTTTTTGTGAGGTTACCTGGTTGGCTGGGAACCTCTACTGGGGTTCTGAGTCCTTTAAACTGATACAAAAGTTTGCTGCATCACCCGATGCTCTATGACGGGCGATTTCAGGATGTGAGTACCGAAATCGCAAGCGCTCTTCTGTTGATCAAGGTCTATTGCGGGAATATTTCTATGAGGTACGTTTACAAATCAGCCGGTTTGCTGTTGGGTTGCTCAACGATCGGTTTTGTCGCTCTTGCTCCTTTGGGACTGTCGCCTCTAGCAGCGCAGACGGAGGCGGCACCTACTGTCACGGAAGAGTCAGTGGCTCCACCAGCGACGCAAGATGCTGGTGCTGAACCTGCTGCAGAAGAGTCATCTGCTACGGTGGCGGAGTATGTGCGGCAGGGCGATCGCCACTATGCGGCGGCGGATTATGAAGATGCGATCGCATCCTACACCCAGTCTCTCGAACTTTTCAATAGAAACGCTTACGCCTATTACAATCGGGGCAATGCCTTTCGTCAGCTCGATAATTACAAAGAAGCCTTAGCAGACTACAATCGTGCCTTACAGATCAACCCTGAGAATATCTTTGCCTACCTCTATCGAGGGATGGCGCTGCAAGAGCTAGGGGAAGATCAGGGGGCCGTGGCAAGCTTTAGCGCGGCAATTGAGCGCAATGGCTCTAATCCCCTCGCCTTTGAAAAGCGGGGAGAAGCTTACCACGCGATAGGGGATAAGCAGGCCGCGCTAAAAGACTTAGAACAAGCATTGAAACTCTACAAAAAAGCAGACAAGTATCGCCAAGAGCGTGCTGTGGAAAAGCAAATTAAAAAGGTGAAATCCAGTAAAGG
The genomic region above belongs to Acaryochloris thomasi RCC1774 and contains:
- a CDS encoding tetratricopeptide repeat protein — its product is MRYVYKSAGLLLGCSTIGFVALAPLGLSPLAAQTEAAPTVTEESVAPPATQDAGAEPAAEESSATVAEYVRQGDRHYAAADYEDAIASYTQSLELFNRNAYAYYNRGNAFRQLDNYKEALADYNRALQINPENIFAYLYRGMALQELGEDQGAVASFSAAIERNGSNPLAFEKRGEAYHAIGDKQAALKDLEQALKLYKKADKYRQERAVEKQIKKVKSSKGASESETSAADASTPEPPAP